GGTGATTACTGAGCGCTTTCCTCAGCAAGCACGAGCTCTGCGATCTCTCTGGCGCCCAGCTTGACCTTCTCGAGGAGTCGTTCCTTTGCCTGGTCGTCGAGCCGGAACTCGAGCCCTGCAATGGATAGCGCGGCGACCGTGCGCCCCTCCACAATGATCGGCGCGGCTACCGCGTAGATGCCCTCGTCCACCTCGGCCGCAGAGACGGCGTGATTGAGCTTTCCCGCTAGGGCGACCTCATTGCGCAGCTCCTCCACCTCCTCTTTCGACAGCGTCTGCTCGAGCTTGCGGAAGTACTTCTCCCGCTTCTCGGGAAGCGCTGCGGCGAGCAGGACCTTTGGTCCCGCACCCTTATGAAGAGGCATGAGGTGCCCCGGCTTGAAGGAGATCATGGCGGGCTTGTCAGGGATGACCGATGCCACACACAACACAGAGTCCTTCACCCGACGCAGGATCAGGGTCGTCTCATGAGTTTCCTCGACGAGCTGCTCGAGAATCGGCTTCCCGATCGCGCCGATGTCGAGCGACGACTCCGCCACGCTTGCCAACCGGAACATCTGTGATGTCAGCGTGTAGACGCCTCGTCTGCGCTCTTCGATCAGATACAGCTCGCGCAGCAACGCAATGTAGCGGTAAGCGCTCGGGATCGAAATCTCGAATCGGGCGGAAATCTGCTCCACCGTGATTTCAGGTGATGCCTCGGTGAAGCTGAGCAGAATCTGCAATACCCGACGTGCACTGTCGACGCCTTTTGCACGACTCGTTTGCATGTGGTCCTCTATCCTTCGGGCCGATCGTCTCCCCGCAATAACGACCGTACGGGCGGCTAAGTTAGCGCTGATACGTTCCGACGAAGCGATTTTGCTCGACGATAGCATCAGCATACGAGGCCAGGAACTCTTCGCGTGAGGGCGCTCCGTCGACCTTGCGGTTGAGTGCATAGACCCAGAAGTAGTAGTGGTGCAGGCCATGCCCAAACGGAGGCTGCGGGCCGCTGTAGGCGACCTCACCCATTCCATTGGGGCCGACACGTCCGGCCTCGACGGTACCGCCGAGCTCAGTGGTACCGGGATCGATGCCATAGACCGTCCAATGCGTGAATCCCTGCGGCAGCGGAGCGTCGGGATCGTGCAGCACCACAGCGAGCTCGACGGCGCCCTCCGGTACGCCAGCAATCACGAGGCGAGGGGTTTCGTTTCCTGTGTCCGCCGCGAACCGGGGGGCAATCGCGCCCAGGTTTTCGATGTCGGGGCTCGAGAGAGCGAGGTCTTGAATATTGAGGCCCATGGGCGTCTCCTTTGTGTCGGGTGGTGATTAGGAAATCTGTTCGAGCAAATCGAGCGCGATTTGGGAAATGGCCCCCGGCTGCTCCTCCGGAACGTAATGGTCAGCGTCGGCAACGGTCTCGTATTGCAGGTCCGGGCGGAGCGCACGCGATCGATCGAACGCGGCCTGAGTCACCAGCGTGCTCTCTTCGCCACGCACGACGACTGTCGGGACAGCGACCGCTGCGTAGTACCCGGTGAGGTCGGCCCGCAGGCCCTGCACCGTCTGCAACATGGCTACAGGCGATGCGAGCGGCTCGAAACCCCGCTCGGTTTCGCGATAGCCGTACTCGGCCCGACGCATGATCGCGTCATGCGGCATGTTGGCATATCTTCCGTGCAGATAGGCCTCAATTGCTTCGACCGATTCGAACGTCTGGGCTCCAGCGCCCACTCGCGCCTCGAGGCTGTCGAACACCTGGGCTTCAATGAACGGCGTGAAGTCAATCGCGACGACCCCGTCGACGAGCTCTGGATAGAGCGCGGCCGCAGCAATAGAGTTTCGCGATCCGAGTGAGTGGCCCACCAGAACGTTCTTCCCCCCACCGCCGAGAGCTTCAACAAGCCCGCGGATGTCGCCGGCAAAATCCTCCGCCGAATATCCCGCGTCGGGCTTTGCGCTATTGCCGTGCCCACGCTGATCCACTGCGATCACCCGGGCACGCTGACCGAGGGCGCGTGCCACCGGCGCCCAGACCTGATGGTTCGCCGTGACCCCGTGCAGCAGGAAGAAGGTGTCAGCTCCCTCCCCCGTCTCGGCGTAGGCAATCTCGATTCCGTTCGTAGAACAGTGACGGATCACAGCCAGCGCCCTTCGCTAGACCTGGTCGCTGCTCAGCGGCTGCGGCATCGCCTTGCGCACCTGCACGAGCTGCTGGACGATTTGCGCTCGCTTGGCCGCAACCTCGCCCTCGCCGTATTCGAACAGGCCCTTTCCGCTCTTGAACCCGAAGGTCTTCGCTTCGACGTTCTGAGTGATGACGGCGGGAACCCCGTCCGCCTTTGAGAGGTCGGGGTTCAAGTAGCTCGCGACATTGTTGTAGGTGTCGAGACCGGCCATGTCGAGCAGGCGCATGGGGCCCACCACCGAAAGCTTGAAGCCAATCCCCCAGCGCACGCAGATGTCCATGTCCTCGCGCGAGATCACGCCCTCATCGACGAGTGCCAGGCTCTCACGCATGATTGCGTACAGGATCCGGTTCTCAACAAACCCGGGGGTCTCGCGCTCACGAACGGCCTCATAGCCGAAGGAATTCGCGACCTCAGAGACTCGGTCGCTCGTTGCCTCACTGGTCTGCTGACCGGGAACAACCTCGATCAGTGGAATCACGTGCGGCGGGTTTGACCAGTGCATCCCAACCAGGCGCTCGGGGTGAGCAAGCCCTTCAGCGAGCTTGGTAATCGGAATGCCCGAGGTATTCGAGGCGATGATCACGTCTGCGCCGACGAGGCCCTCAACCTGCGCGAGCACCTGGCGCTTGAGGTCTTCGCGCTCGGGCACCGCCTCGAGCACGAACTCCGTCCCCGCAAGCGCCTCGCCAATGTCGGTCGTGAAGCTGATCTCACCCTGGCGATCGCCGCGGGGCGACTCAAGGTTGTCGAGCACCTTGGCGGCGAGCTTCACTCCGTCGGCGGCGCGCACGAGGGCGTCCTCAACCACGTCGTACACAGTGACGTCGACACCCGAGCGCGCAAATACGGCGGCAATGCCGGGGCCCATGATGCCCGAGCCAAGTACGGTGACCTTCTTCAGATGTGCCATGTTTCCTTCTCCTTTGAATGAAATGTCGTTGAGCTGAACTGAACTTCGCACCGCTAGATCGCCTGCGGTTCCCGACCCTCAGCGCGGTCAAGCAGGCGGTTGAAGT
This genomic stretch from Leucobacter sp. CX169 harbors:
- a CDS encoding IclR family transcriptional regulator produces the protein MQTSRAKGVDSARRVLQILLSFTEASPEITVEQISARFEISIPSAYRYIALLRELYLIEERRRGVYTLTSQMFRLASVAESSLDIGAIGKPILEQLVEETHETTLILRRVKDSVLCVASVIPDKPAMISFKPGHLMPLHKGAGPKVLLAAALPEKREKYFRKLEQTLSKEEVEELRNEVALAGKLNHAVSAAEVDEGIYAVAAPIIVEGRTVAALSIAGLEFRLDDQAKERLLEKVKLGAREIAELVLAEESAQ
- a CDS encoding alpha/beta fold hydrolase, giving the protein MIRHCSTNGIEIAYAETGEGADTFFLLHGVTANHQVWAPVARALGQRARVIAVDQRGHGNSAKPDAGYSAEDFAGDIRGLVEALGGGGKNVLVGHSLGSRNSIAAAALYPELVDGVVAIDFTPFIEAQVFDSLEARVGAGAQTFESVEAIEAYLHGRYANMPHDAIMRRAEYGYRETERGFEPLASPVAMLQTVQGLRADLTGYYAAVAVPTVVVRGEESTLVTQAAFDRSRALRPDLQYETVADADHYVPEEQPGAISQIALDLLEQIS
- a CDS encoding 3-hydroxyacyl-CoA dehydrogenase NAD-binding domain-containing protein, producing the protein MAHLKKVTVLGSGIMGPGIAAVFARSGVDVTVYDVVEDALVRAADGVKLAAKVLDNLESPRGDRQGEISFTTDIGEALAGTEFVLEAVPEREDLKRQVLAQVEGLVGADVIIASNTSGIPITKLAEGLAHPERLVGMHWSNPPHVIPLIEVVPGQQTSEATSDRVSEVANSFGYEAVRERETPGFVENRILYAIMRESLALVDEGVISREDMDICVRWGIGFKLSVVGPMRLLDMAGLDTYNNVASYLNPDLSKADGVPAVITQNVEAKTFGFKSGKGLFEYGEGEVAAKRAQIVQQLVQVRKAMPQPLSSDQV
- a CDS encoding YbhB/YbcL family Raf kinase inhibitor-like protein is translated as MGLNIQDLALSSPDIENLGAIAPRFAADTGNETPRLVIAGVPEGAVELAVVLHDPDAPLPQGFTHWTVYGIDPGTTELGGTVEAGRVGPNGMGEVAYSGPQPPFGHGLHHYYFWVYALNRKVDGAPSREEFLASYADAIVEQNRFVGTYQR